In Terriglobus sp. TAA 43, a single window of DNA contains:
- a CDS encoding metallophosphoesterase: protein MSRRSFNALSAASLGAALAPSWLPSAAEESKPFHFAVVSDPHVIDKFYKPGSENGIEDNESILKANDRLVMARDTINGIRFKDGSAIEQVFVPGDVFHNYPSADYDFYFKNETRIDIARKLMDGFHAPVHLGFGNHDYDEHGKPGVSIEMSNRLIKQKLRSDPYSSVDHNGFRFLVLNNFLGATWAPGGDKRFGSLGDEQLQWAEAQLAARKPTVVFIHYPLWLIAPTEVKDFGLHPLLRKYKDTIQIVIAGHWHKWVDFAHTYGPQHTVTAATRYDPNAFMIFRADAKSGTIEWLDRSRVEWSTHFATPYRNV from the coding sequence ATGTCTCGACGCAGCTTCAACGCACTAAGCGCCGCTTCCTTGGGAGCGGCGCTTGCGCCTTCTTGGTTACCTTCCGCAGCGGAGGAGAGTAAGCCATTTCACTTCGCCGTCGTTAGCGATCCCCATGTGATCGATAAGTTCTACAAACCCGGCAGCGAAAACGGCATAGAAGATAACGAAAGTATTCTCAAGGCAAATGACCGCCTTGTGATGGCACGTGACACCATTAACGGCATCCGGTTTAAGGATGGCAGTGCCATTGAACAGGTGTTTGTGCCGGGGGATGTGTTCCACAACTATCCGTCCGCCGATTACGACTTCTATTTCAAAAACGAGACGCGTATCGACATCGCAAGGAAGCTGATGGATGGCTTTCATGCACCAGTCCATCTTGGCTTCGGCAATCACGACTATGACGAGCATGGGAAGCCCGGCGTGTCGATTGAAATGTCCAATCGCCTGATTAAACAAAAGCTCAGGTCTGATCCGTATTCCTCGGTTGACCACAACGGGTTTCGCTTTCTGGTGCTGAACAATTTCCTTGGCGCAACCTGGGCACCGGGCGGCGATAAACGTTTTGGTTCGTTGGGTGATGAACAGTTGCAGTGGGCTGAGGCACAACTGGCTGCTCGTAAGCCCACGGTCGTTTTCATCCACTATCCTCTCTGGCTCATTGCGCCCACTGAAGTGAAGGACTTTGGACTGCACCCGTTGCTGCGCAAATACAAAGACACAATCCAGATCGTGATTGCTGGGCATTGGCATAAGTGGGTGGACTTCGCTCACACCTACGGACCACAGCACACTGTTACCGCGGCAACGCGCTACGATCCGAATGCCTTCATGATCTTCCGTGCGGATGCAAAGAGCGGCACTATCGAGTGGCTCGACCGCAGCCGTGTGGAGTGGTCGACGCATTTCGCCACGCCCTACCGAAACGTCTAG